From the genome of Xiphophorus hellerii strain 12219 chromosome 11, Xiphophorus_hellerii-4.1, whole genome shotgun sequence, one region includes:
- the LOC116727810 gene encoding 15-hydroxyprostaglandin dehydrogenase [NAD(+)]-like codes for MALVGKTAVVTGAAMGIGRALAEILLENGAKVALLDINEAAAERPLQALEQHFGAEKTIFLKCDVESEEQIRAAFKKTVETFGGIDILCNNAGVLNETSWEKTISINLMGVIRGTYVALEQMNQLSGGRGGVIINTASMAGIGPLLSCPSYTASKFGVVGFTRAMAAASEASGYGVRFNAVCPGFVQTDLITNIPVRLGQFSNLAAATHQLVDVMGTIAVSDVAAAALELLIDDTKNGEALLVLQSGATYMQFPTFNPTQNKPL; via the exons ATGGCGTTGGTGGGGAAAACCGCTGTGGTGACCGGAGCGGCCATGGGGATCGGAAGAGCTTTGGCGGAGATCCTGCTGGAGAACGGAGCCAAG GTGGCTCTGCTGGACATTAATGAGGCTGCagcagagcgccccctgcaggcgcTGGAGCAGCACTTCGGGGCAGAGAAGACCATCTTCCTGAAGTGTGACGTTGAATCCGAGGAGCAGATCAGAG ctgcatTTAAGAAAACCGTAGAAACCTTCGGGGGAATCGACATTTTATGCAACAACGCCGGCGTCCTGAACGAAACCAGCTGGGAGAAAACCATTTCCATCAACCTG atgGGTGTGATCAGAGGGACCTACGTGGCTCTGGAGCAGATGAACCAGCTGAGCGGCGGCCGCGGCGGAGTCATCATCAACACGGCCTCCATGGCAG GAATCGGTCCGTTGCTGAGCTGCCCCTCTTACACAGCAAGCAAGTTTGGAGTGGTGGGATTCACCCGAGCCATGGCC gctGCCTCTGAGGCTTCTGGGTACGGCGTTCGGTTCAACGCGGTTTGCCCTGGCTTCGTGCAAACCGACCTGATAACCAACATCCCGGTTCGGCTGGGTCAGTTCTCCAACCTGGCCGCCGCCACACACCAACTGGTTGACGTGATGGGGACGATAGC GGTTTCTGATGTCGCCGCCGCCGCCTTGGAGCTGCTGATAGACGACACGAAGAACGGAGAGGCCCTGCTGGTCTTACAGAGTGGAGCCACGTACATGCAGTTCCCTACATTCAatccaacacaaaataaacccTTATAA